CTTGTAAAGGTAGAACTTTTGTATGAGACCTTCTTTTTTTATGTCTATTTACAATCTATTAAGCAAATGTAACACCAACTATTTAAGCACATAAAAGAGCTGTCCCATTAGCTTATTTTGTATTCCTGTGCACATATTATATGGCTCTCTGAGGACTCAAACTATAAACTGGGTTTCCGGAATTTCAAGTGTTTCTAGGCAAAGCAAGGACATATCGAATTAGAGTCTATTAATAGTGTCTAGGTGGAGTGTACGGAAAAAAGTGTACAATTTGCATCCTGAGTTTAGTTTACTTTGTTAATTTTAGAAAGCTATTTCCTATTGTTTTGAAATGAACAAAAACTTGTGTAATAGTATGGCAGGCTGTTTGCGCAAGACGTGCTTTGTGGTTAGGCAACAAGTTCACGTTGGTTGCATACTAAAATTCCACTGGAGtggaaaaataaatagataaacaaacaatTTCATTATCAGCAGTTACACAGCTTTGCAGAAGACCACAAGGCTGTTATTCAGTTCAAGCCAGTTCAGTATTGATCCAGTTTGGTTCAACAACTGTTCAAATTACAAAGTTCACACCTGTAGTTTGGTTTTCTTGGTTATTTTGTTAGGCTTTCATGACATCCAAAACAGTGTGACTGTGATGAGAAAAAACAGGTTTTCTTGAGAATTCTGTCCTGTTAATCtactggttttttttttaaatatatatttttggaccaCGTTGTTTGAAAATGGACAGGGACCCATTTTTTGGGTTCTTGGTCTGCTTATTTGGTGTACAGGATAGCAGCATTTAAATGAACAAAGCAATAACATCAGAACCAAACCTGGCAACTTAACAGAACCTGTCAAGTGGGAAATCTTAGTATCATGATCCAACTAAATTTAAAATGTTGCTCGTATCCTGCAGGAAACACACTCTTTGCTCTCTATGTGCCCCAGGCACTTTCTTATAAACATTCCATGTTTCATAGACTCCGTAAGATGACAACACAATTGTATAACTCAAGATTAACTGAACTTAACTTGATTATCTGAACTGTCCAACCTTAACTTTGTTTCTGATTTGATTGTAAttttggaacaataattattgtgaaaagcactgaacaaataaacttgaactgcGTTGAATTAGCCAACCGTGTCAGTGCAGTTAAATCAGTAATCATATTAAGTACTATTTGTCTTTTAATCTGGCTTTTAATGAATGAGAGAGCCAAAgataacaatgacaaaaaaataaaaaagaaagaaataaaacttgGAGAAGCCAGGTCAAGTCACAACCATCTCTCCTTTGGCCAAATATATGAGCACAGTATGATTTATGATTCCCACTGTGTGGTTGGTGTTAATGTCTAGTCCAAACAAAAACTAGAATCACATTTAGGAAATCAAAATGAGTGTCAAGTCCATTTCAAAGCCTCACGTGGTTTTTCTCTCTTATTTGCTAGATGAGAAGGCTcaatggtgttttgtttttattttcaaaaaatgttgGGGAATGTTTTATCCtgcaaaatgtaatataaaaaaaactttttgttttgttattacttTTCAGGGGAAAGCATTCTCAAAGACCGCCACAAAGGTGAAACAGAAGAAGCGCTGGGAAAATATCAAGTATAAAGTGGTTATAGCAGCAGTTGCAACTGCAGTGCTTCTTGGCATAATCGTGGCTGTGGCATTGAGCTTTAACAATGATGACAATGGCAAAGACACATccacgacaacaacaacaaaggcaCCATGAAATTACTAGAAGCTAGCAGGCAAGATAATGAGTCAACACATTTTTTCAAACTCTCAGAAAATAAACTCCCTGAAAATGATTCAGGTTCTTTCGTGAAAGTAGGCTAAAGTCTCGTAGATCACTCATTGTGATACAGTACAAGCTAAATCTGTGATGCTATTTTGTGGTGGGTGTCATACAAACGGTACCATTGTGtcataattatttcatttttcagtGGCAACATATACACATACTCATTCTGTGGCAATAACTGTAACGTTTTACACAGATTCTTGTTGGACTAAGCATAATTTAACTATACATTAGATAAATTGGTGCCAAATGTAGATTAAAGTGTACCGGGAAAACATGTTTTACTGCTAGTGATCATCAAACTTCTTGATTCTGTTTGTCAGCAGGGAAAATGTGTGTAATGGTGTCAGGTTTTGTTAAGTGTGTGGATTTTCTTTTGTTAGTTACAGAACAAACCCATGTATCTGACAAACCCTTTTGATGTCTTGGACTCTTACAGATGAGatttttgcatgcatttttaatgcATCTATTTTTGACTATGGAGAGATACAAAATGTGCACTTTTTGGGGTAATTCAGGATTGGATTGGCATGTGTATTCTttgattttgttatttttgtgcTAAAAATTCTATATagattaagaaaataataattcttaatatttttattttcagtgctATAACAGCCATAGACATCAAGGAGGTTTCTTCCTGTATTCAGATTTGATTATCCTTGTCCATTatcaatataaaatgtttaactttTACATGATTAAATATTTGCTGCTTCAAACAGCACTATATTATCTGTATGTGTACATATACATACGTATAAATAAATGTCCATTGTAAATACGTCATGTTTGTCACTTTTGGCTTTACTCTGTCATTCTTTCTGTGTTTGCTTTTATAATGTGcaattaaacaaatgtaaaatgacaCCCATTTCATTTATCAGAACAATGTCTTGTTTGTACATCTGTGAAGGCTCCTTTTTGGGGCTTTATGTATTGGGTGCAATGACAGAGGAGCCCTAATGTATGAACAGCATTTAGGCtcgtagccagcctattgaaaggtGGTTGTTTTTCCTGAAAAAGTGtctctttttgcagttattcgcctaattttctattatttctcatttttctatatttctaatgtttgctggatcagcttatcggatggtgatcataaccactctttttgatgcaccaaaaatatttcctacaatttttttcaaagtgcttaccatactattttaccacaaaggatttatttacaaatttggaTTTAAACTAAGTTCATccagtttttaaaatattcttatatgattagcatttaaaacaaatgaataaagaaatatatatatatatatatatatatatatataaaaaacttatttttaaatacaaatttattatcatccatcatttaaagaaaaatctgaatttggtaaaagttgttttaaagtaaaaactgtagcctatgggCAAATAAAAACTGGCCTgctcattcaactttcctcagtcagaactTGGCCACTTtaagaattaaaaattaaatttgtcttaaagccttcttctgtctataattttcacaatttatgatgacatATCAGACAGagatgggacaaatgagctcatatagaggtcaaattctggactttgcCAGTGAGGGGTGGGACTTTCAAACCCCCAAGACCCAGCAGGCCTGGCATTTCAGTTAATACGAGAACAGATGAACGTCTCAAACAGAACACTTTCTGGAGCTTTGGTTACAAAATGACTAATTCAAGTATTGTTTGCTCTTTCTTTTAATCTATTGTTGGATAATTTAGTTATCTATAATGGCTATAAAATACACGACAAATAATATTCAAGCTCTTACAAGTTTAATaaattgtcaccttagaattatacggttctatctgacatttttgtcaaaaattgagttattcacatattcttatgaagtgacaacttatttacattatagcatgttttttttaataagttgtttacattttaagacgtttttatttaaaaatcaaaggtttcacatattgtttgctatgtgGAATGCAAAaattttgaagctcaatatctcacaatcattcagaacgcaggtagaaccttataattccaaagtGACGATATGTGTGCAAATAAGCACTGACTTTGTACACTGATTTGACTGATAAGACCTGACTTTTCACTtcactgtggaaaaaaaacaaattgaaGGAATACATGGCTAACAGTGAGAaatctgttttttaaacaaaaccaCTAGTTTAGCGGAGCATAAcgtttaaaacacatttataaaacgtTTTGTACAGCGCGTTTCAATCTTTTCTTTGATTTGCCCATAGACTGTATAAAGGGATTTGTCGCGATGGTGATCTGGCAACCACACAACAGTGCACGCATGTGACCCCATAGACTGGTATGACCCGCTGTTGTTATAGCAACGTCAACTAAAACCAGTGCGTGGTGTCAGTTTCAGAAATGACggtctaaatattttttaattcaaactaCAAACGTTACAATATAGTTATTCCTCTCGAAAATAGTAAGCATGGCTCACGACGACTCTCGAGTGGAGTGGATTAAAAACGCAGTGTGTGTGATGTATGATTTGCCTGATTCAGGCTGCTTTGATGAGTTGCTCAGCCGCGGTGATGGAAAGGAAGAGCAGAAAATCAAACACTTTTTAAACGTTGTCACGGAGGAAGAGGTACCTTTAGCGCTTTTTTTCTTCAAGAATGTAAGAgaagaagagattgaagttgaaATTCCTGCAGGTAACTTCCCGCTTAACATTAATATTAGTTAACGAATAGTTTCTGCTTACTCGTGCAGTGTGAAGTTCAGTAACGTTACTCAAAAATTTCCCCACTGAGataatacactcaccggtcacttttaTAGCTACACCTTACTACACAGTATTGGctctaatccttcatggcataaattcaagaaggtgctggaaatattccttagagattttgtatcatgcagttgctgcagttttgtcggctgcatatccgtgatgcgaatctcctgtttcaccacatcccaaaggtgctcttttggattgagaactggtgactgtggaggccatttgagtacagtgaactcattgtcatgttcatgaaaccagtctgaaatgattcacgctttatgacgtgGTGTGTTATCTTGCTGaaattagccatcagaagatgggtacactgtggtcataaagggatggacatggtcagtaacaatactcaggtaggctgtggcgttgatacaatgctcaattggtactaatgagccgaaagtgtgccaagaaaatatcccccacaccattacaccaccaccagcctgaaatgTTGATACAAGGAAGAataaatccatgctttcatgttgttgatgccaaattcggaCCCTACcctcaagactcatcagaccaattTTGCtgagtctgtgcgaattgtagcctcagtttcctgttcttagctgacaggagtggcactcggtgtggtcttctgctgtggTCTTATATCCCATTTGCCTGTAGGTTCCATgttttgtgcgttcagagatgctcttctgcatacctcggttgtaacgagtggttatttgagttactctttCTTTTCTATAATcacgaaccagtctggccattctcctctgacctctgtcatcaacaaggcatttgcacccacagaactgccactggatattttctctttttctgactattttctgtaaaccctagagatggttgtgtgtgaaaatcccagtagatcagcagtttctgaaatactcagaccagcctgtctggcaccaacaaccatgtcacttAAATCTTCTTTCTTCTCcgttctgatgctctgtttaaaCTGCAGCAACTGCTGagtcttggccatgtctacatgccttaatgcattcagtttctgccatgtgactggctgattagaaatatgcattaacgagcagttgaataggtgtacctaataaagtggccagtgagtgtataatataTCTTATAAGGTGTCTTAAAAGGGTGTTTCATGTTCAATAGCAAATAGCACCAAGCCATTCCATATACCTCAAGATCCAGTAGAAGGTGAGGAGAATGACCCAGAAAGAAGTCCATCTGCTTCCTCTGAAGGGACACTCCTCTCAAACAGAGAGAAAACCCCTGCTGACAGTGAGTTTGCTTCAGTAATGGTTCATATGATCAATATTTTAACTTCTCTGAATATACAGTACAAGTTTCTCATTTTTTTCTATTCACCACACATGActaaagagaaaagaaaaggcCAAAAAAGAAAAAGCCAGGAGTCGTCAAACCTAGAAGACTCTCAAAGTCAGAATCTTGCTGTGGAGGGCCTGTCAGAGACTACAGAAAATGGGGATAAACCACTTCGCAATGTAAGTGACCAGTACAGTTAGATGATAATTAATGAAATGCAGTCTTAaagttattgtttatatttaatctGATTATTAAACGATTTTTGTTCATGATCTGATAATTTCTACATTTACTACTACAAAATCAAAAGTCATACTTGTTAACATCAGTTTTTACAACTTTAACAGTCAACAttaggggcgtagcggacattttaaaagtggggaggACGGCTATATGAAATCATACCTTTATATagttattaatcacctgtttctaaatggtctgtctctaaaagtgagggggacggatctcCCCCGCCCCCCATCTCCCCGTGTAGAACTATAAACATATCCCTAAATCTAATTGGTTCATTGGAATTTTGTGCCATTATCACTAAAGAAGTTAATCCAGTTACATGTTGTTCTGTGTGCATCCATGTTAACCATGACCTCTTATTAATTAATGATGAATTCCTATTGATTAGGTTACTACATGctgttcattttaatgcattaactcTGGTGAAGGAACCATTTTTtagttataaacatttaaaaggcTTTTAATAGCTCCCAGTAACACTCCAGGGTTTTTCCAATGAATGTTTCAATGAgtgccctataaagggttaactgatgttaacaaacaAGACTTTATTCTAAAGCATTAATGATGATTCTCTGACAAATTTTGATTTTATCATTCCTTTCTCAAGTTTGAGATCCAGGTTGAGTATCACGTCGAGCTTCACGTGGAAGTGAACATTATACCAGAGAGGTTTGAGAAATACAATGTCCTTTACTTCCTGAGGAACACTAAAGGTAGATGAAGCATTTCCAAAATGTGTCCGTTATTATTTTGTACTATCTGTAACTGTCTGGTCTGCTGTTTATCTTATACAGAAACCATCACTGAACCAGTGGAcataaaggaggctaataatttaatGCCCAGACTTATTGAGTTTGGCATGATGAATGACCACCCCTTGATGATGCTTAGTGGACTTCTCAACCATGTGTGTGTCACTCACCTCCgtataaatttgtttcaaataattatgCTTTAAAACTATATTTCTTAATGAATCAACTTACACTATGTTCACAGGTGTATATCCCTCGACTTTCAGCGAACCAGCAAAGACTCACTGATGGTGGCTATCATAGTGTTGCTGGCTCTGAAGACAATGACATAAGCAAAACAACAGGAGGTGAAAAGCAGCAGCCTGTAGAGTCCCGTGGGTCTTTTGAGGTCCGAGATGATCTTCTCCACAGCACACATAAATTCTTACAGGTCATAGACCAAACTCTACAGCAGCTGGAAGGTATGCTGGTGTCAATTTTAAtaggaatatttatatttaaaagaagTCTCTTGTGCTCTGCAAATATTTATTGACTTGATCAGAAATAAGATTAAGAAAGGgaaatgttaatttatattttaatttatattaaaatagaacTTGTTCCGTGGCCAAGCTGCTGTACATTTTTCAGCAGCCATTACAGCAATCTTTAGTGTCACACGATACTTGAGAAATCATTCTTATATGTTGATGTTGTACTCAAgaaccatttaaaatgttattttaatcagTGTTGACAGTgctgtcttgtttttgttttctttttgtattttttggatCCAGTTTCATTTGCCCTACAGTAGTTTTTTGTTCCCTTTTCCTGCCACTCATTAGTTTTCATGGTTACTAAttaatttcatctaatttaactttttttttttagatttaagatCTTTCTTTTCCTAGTTTTTATCTACCAACAACTGACAGTAATGCAGTCTCTGTAAAGATGTAAGAGGAGACACTGATGCATACCCAGGTCAGATGGAGGTTTTTAATTTGTACCAGTTTCTCTCTGCTGAAGGGCATCATAACCAGGGGTTACATGGGTAACATGAGCTGGCCTGGAGAAGGGCGTGCAGATACCATCTAGAAAAGAAGTTAATGTGTAGCATCAAGTGTCTGTTTCTCTGTTTTCATCCATAAATAAAAAAGCTGGGTGCACACAATAAAGGAAAGATGAAAGGGAGGATAAGATTCACCTGAATGTAACTGGAAGAAGTGTTGGTGGCAGCGCAAAGAATTGATTTAAAATGTGCAGATGTTTATTGACGGGGTGTTCAAAGATGCAGTTCTACatattttaagtcaaaattattagccctcctgtgattttttttttttttttctttttcttttcaaaatatttcacaaattatgattaacagaaaaaggaattttttacagtatatcctatattttattcttctggagaaagtcttatttgctttatttcagctagaatgaaagcagttttattaaaaaaaaaaaaaacaaacatttaaggtcaaaccctttattagcccccttaagcaataatagtctctgatttatcagaggtcgccacagcggaatgaagacCAATTATTGtggcatttattttatgcagcggctgcccttctagccacaacccagtactgggagacacccattcacacacatacactacggccaaattctttggactgtgggggtaaccggagcacctagaggaaacccacgtgaacacagtcagaacatgcaaactccacacagaaatgcctcctggtccacagccaggactcaaaccagcgacttttttgctgtgaggtaacagtgctaaccactgagccaccgtgctacccTTTAAAtaggaattggggaaaaatatacagggggcttataatttaggagggttaataattctgactttaactgtaggtaAGCTTGACTAATTTGTGAATTGAAACTACAGATTCCTGAAACTGTGGATTTTGCTGTGGGATTTTCTTATACATTTTCTTATACAGCACAGCATGCAACATCTACTTATTACCACTGATCTATCTATAATGATCAGTGTTTACTACACTTTTTATCTCTGTGTTACAGGTGAATTTAAATTACACATGCCAGAAATAGATTTGGAGGGTGAAGTGGAGGTGTTCCTGTCAAATTCTGTGATGGTGGATAAACTTGAGCAGTGTGTGATGAATTGGCACACACAAATCACAATTGTCATTGAAGAGCAAAAAAGGAAGAAACCACAGGTTTGTTAAATTTAGATGAAATGTTGTCataaaagtatgatttttaaatgagtagatcAGTAAAAAAAGCCTAAATcatctgtttttttctttcattactGAAGGGACCTGGTCCTTTGGCAGAAATTGAGTTCTGGCGTGAACGTGTTGCTGTCTTTAGTAGTTTGATTGAGCAACTGAATCTGCAAGCAGTGAAGAAGATTTTGGAAGTGATGACCCGTGCCGATTCATTCATAATGCAGGAACTGGAAAAGACCACAGCTGAGCTTAGAAAATACTACGATGAGTCTGTCAGTAATGTGCAATTCCTTACCACCGTGGAGAGACACTTCAGGGTGAGGAGTTATCATTgggaacttttaaaaataatatgttagGTTCACTTATCAAGTGGTGTAAACATTTTTCAGTAGAAAGTGAACATGTCACCTCAATtttaacaaagactatagaatacacaagacatttcACTCGTAtaattttgaatggggaaatgtgTAATGTCAATATGACGAATGAAGCCAGTcagcgattgctatagactgatgattctcagGGGGAGGGACTCGGGccagagtttctgcagattttgtgtgatttgaacgtttagaaatgaaaccaaaaagacagttgtttaatttgattggtGCTTCCTAAAATAAGATTAAATCGGAAGCTTGTCAAGCAATTTTGGCAAATTTTATGTTtttccattcaaacagaatgctcaAGCATACTTTCTGAGGCATTtaaaagatggccgctgagtgaaatgacttgccttaaagggacctTCATTTTAAGGAGTAATAGTTTCAATTTAAGACACAGCTTCAAGTACAACAAAGCagcacaaaacaaaaatctttatttgtttatccGCATTACTTGACCATGTCATTCAGAAGTTGAACCtgtatgttttctttcttttttttatgatattagaatgagaaaataataacagaattgacTGATGACATCAAACTAGAGCAGCAAGCTCAAAACTATCGTATTTttcatgaatgttttttttatttacagaacCTTGTCACAGGAGTGGATTTTAAAGTG
This Danio aesculapii chromosome 5, fDanAes4.1, whole genome shotgun sequence DNA region includes the following protein-coding sequences:
- the vamp5 gene encoding vesicle-associated membrane protein 5 isoform X1 yields the protein MQNGNSRLSEAQKDVEEVKGIMLDNLNKAEERSGKLKDLENRADDLLVKGKAFSKTATKVKQKKRWENIKYKVVIAAVATAVLLGIIVAVALSFNNDDNGKDTSTTTTTKAP
- the vamp5 gene encoding vesicle-associated membrane protein 5 isoform X2 is translated as MNGNSRLSEAQKDVEEVKGIMLDNLNKAEERSGKLKDLENRADDLLVKGKAFSKTATKVKQKKRWENIKYKVVIAAVATAVLLGIIVAVALSFNNDDNGKDTSTTTTTKAP